aaatgtgagttttttaaaatttcttattattgAAACAAAATTGTGTATAAACATCTTAAGAATGACATGATACTCTAAGACCACAAAAAATAACCTTATATATGCTAAGAAATTCATTTAAGAAACTTATATGAAGATGCTCTAAACACTTGTTTCCTCTTCTGActccataataaaaaattggctAAAACACATTTTCCCCCTTatcttattctttgattttagtttagtttgttgagttttaaaaaattcattttggtcTTCTGAAGTGTTTGTGTCAGACAAAATTGATTCTTCAGTTAATTTATCCACTAATTTGATCAACTTGATAACACTTGACTAATTGTAGGAGATGTCTGATCATTTGAGCATTTGCcacatcaattaaaattaattttttggtgaaaaaactGTCAGAAACACTAACTTGGTCTAATAGAGAACACTTTATGGAATCAAAGCCAAAAATTTTcatacctaaaaataaaaaaaaaacgaacaAAAGTGTATTTAAGCCTagaaaatttcacttttcatttcaaatgttttccttgaaaaattcCAGTTCAATCATAAGAATTGTAAGGAAAGCTCTCTACTTGAGAAACAGGTGGAATAACAGCAAAGATAGATGGGAATAACGACGTTCCAACACTTACACCTCTTCAAGAAACTCAAGTTAGAAAACCAGGAGGAACAAGGGCTGCTGCCATAGTTGGTATTCTTGTTGCTGCCTTAGTCGTCATTGTCATTTTGGTGACTGTCTGTATCTGCTTGATGCGTGTTAAAAGATTTATGAGGCAAACATCTGAGGCTGCTTCTTCTATGCCATCTCCCACTGGTAAGTGAATTTAAGCACTTTAATATGAGTACAGTAGATAGAATTAACTACCTATTCAGAGTTCTGATTCATTTTGTCATAATTACCATGTCATTATTTTTTGACAGTTGAGATGGGAAGAGTCAACAACACTCAGAATGTTAATGCTTTCCCTCCACATTATACGCTGAACACAAGACAGTTAACAATTTTGGAACTAGAACAAGCTACACGAAATTTCAGTCATAGTAATATTATTAGTGAAGGTGGATTTGGTTTTGTATACAAGGGCTTGCTTCAAGATGGATCCATTGTGGCTATAAAAAGGCGTCTATTTGCTCTGACACAGGATTTCGTCCTTGAGgtaataaaatatgtaatgaAGTGTCTCTTTGAATGTCATAATATAtgtatgaaaaattgaaaactagCATCCATCGCTCCAATATTGCCACATATGAAGGTTTAGAAAGCTTTTACTAAGTATTTTAATTGAATGGCAGGTGAATCAGATAGCTCATATTCACCACACCCATCTTGTGAAGCTCATAGGCTATTACGAAGATAGCTATCAACAATTACTTGTATATGAATATCTCCCTAACGGCAATGTAGGGAGTCACTTATATGGTACTCTTCCCCTCTATGTTCATGTGACATTTGTTTCACCTTGCTTTATATATCTTTAATGCTTAATGCATGTGGTTATGCAAATGTGCAGACAGTGAAGGTTTACCTATTGGAAGGTTAGACTTGTGGCGAAGGATATCTATTGCTTTAGGCGCGtccaaaggtaaacttatcttTATCTTGACTATGATTTTTgctttttgttgtattttttctaTTAGAATTCAAAACAGTCAATTCAGTCTCTACTTTGCAACAGGTGTGGAACATCTTCATAGTTTGGTCCCTCCTTTGGTTCACACAAATTTTAGAACTAGCAATGTTCTGTTAGATGAAAATTACACGGCCAAGGTTGCTGATTATGGATTCTGCAAATTGCAAACACAAGTTGATAATGCTGGCTCATCTTCACATGTAGACTGCTTTCTAGACCCAGAGTATGCTACAATTTACTCTTTTATGGAATCCAAATCATTTTGACTTTGCATGttgatttcaaattaaataatggaCTTTTTCATTTCCCACTTAGGTTGAGCTTTCCACAAAACTATTCGGAGAAGAGTGATGTACACAGTTTCGGGGTCTTCTTACTAGAGTTGATTAGTGGTTGTGAAGCACACCGCAAAAGCTTGTCAAACCCAGATGAAAACATAGTGTTTAAGgtatatcaaattatatttatacgTGCTTCCAAACTTGATGGATGCTGGATTTTTCCACTTTAAGTTTACTTATCCaaactttaattaataatttgaagGCAAAAAATAGCGTTGACTTGGACAACTTTGTTGACATAACGCTGGGAGAGCAAGAAAAGCATGGTGCTAGACGAATGATGAAATTGGCATTGCTATGTGTGGATGTGACTAGTAGAAGACCATCAATGGCGCAAATTGTGCAAGAGTTGGAGCAGATTCAAAGAGAAATTGCTCCAGTGTATTCTCAATTCAACGAGGAGATTGGTGCCGTGACTCTAGGGAGTGAGCTCTTTCAGTAAGCCTTGCGAAATGCGAATTGCGATGTATTCTCACTTTAGAAAccattttttgtgtttgttgcaCAACTATTATTGTTATGGTAATTGACTTATTGTAGGTATAATTGGTCCTGGAAGGATGTTATTCATTTGTAATTACttcaaagtaaataaaatgttgaaaataagtAGATTTAGATAggataattataaatttgagcAAAAGACgttcaatttcaaaatatctTGGGTTCCCTCGCCTAACCTGTAGAGGGAAAAAGAAGTGATATCAACATATCATGGATTGAATAGAAACCAaactatatatttgtttttcttttatcattaaactatatatttgtttaaataGCTTTtagaaatgataattttaaaactattataaattaatcaaaacaaatatttggatgaataaattaatatgtacaataataatttaagttaattaatatttgttgggTAACATTTGTCTTTATTAATGTTGGCAGACTGTTGTTGCTtacaaaaaaatcttttgatctcgtataattttatcaattttactattcatatttattttaaagtaaataaaattgaaaaagagaaaTGGATATGCTCTGTaccatgagaaaaaaaatctatttaattgacgtattctaaaaaataaaattctcccTCCGTCCCacaatatataattatcattataaattgttttacatacacaaaaaatatatatagataaaaggAAATTATTTGTCGACTTTGatatgtaatttgctatattaTCATGcctatcaaaatgaaaaaatagtatttataatatatatttgtgaaattaatttatgagtttacaaatgtgaaaaaatatttaaaatgaattttaaattttagtttattgataatataatcAGTATCTAATTCGTAATTGAATGAtcataattaattgttaaatctaatttataatttttaaattagtaattATGGGTTTCaataatacatataaaatataaaaaatatggtaAAATTGCACTTTTGGTTCCTCAGTTTATCTCCAATTTCGAATTTGgtccccctataatttaattcacaaatttggtccccTAGTCTTATAAATCCTGCAAAATTGGTTCTGGAAGCCCGATTTGGAcgttgactgtcacgtgtcaatGCC
Above is a window of Glycine soja cultivar W05 chromosome 12, ASM419377v2, whole genome shotgun sequence DNA encoding:
- the LOC114379684 gene encoding probable serine/threonine-protein kinase PBL28 → MRLLWGLRLPLLILIQLLYPNKSTYKLYAEALFTFKGSIGGPQQLGCSIVKYPCQMQWPCLDCYKLKDPGGITAKIDGNNDVPTLTPLQETQVRKPGGTRAAAIVGILVAALVVIVILVTVCICLMRVKRFMRQTSEAASSMPSPTVEMGRVNNTQNVNAFPPHYTLNTRQLTILELEQATRNFSHSNIISEGGFGFVYKGLLQDGSIVAIKRRLFALTQDFVLEVNQIAHIHHTHLVKLIGYYEDSYQQLLVYEYLPNGNVGSHLYDSEGLPIGRLDLWRRISIALGASKGVEHLHSLVPPLVHTNFRTSNVLLDENYTAKVADYGFCKLQTQVDNAGSSSHVDCFLDPELSFPQNYSEKSDVHSFGVFLLELISGCEAHRKSLSNPDENIVFKAKNSVDLDNFVDITLGEQEKHGARRMMKLALLCVDVTSRRPSMAQIVQELEQIQREIAPVYSQFNEEIGAVTLGSELFQ